A region from the Dysidea avara chromosome 15, odDysAvar1.4, whole genome shotgun sequence genome encodes:
- the LOC136245109 gene encoding uncharacterized protein — protein sequence MNSSFNERDFQEYIRDVEDRSLVNDDATIQMVARHLETWEELARYLSLQEVTVTEIKHDYKMYKEQKFQCIKQWVKVSGKAATLYSLLRTIYFHLSDKSVVMNITESLHSKEQCDDGNKENMAPQLHDVQPSKPSQEGPKPQQMDYSGSPMKMVACLPWLNKPKQ from the exons ATGAACAGTT CTTTCAATGAAAGAGACTTCCAGGAGTACATAAGAGATGTTGAGGACAGGTCTTTGGTGAATGATGATGCTACTATTCAAATGGTGGCTAGACATCTAGAAACATGGGAGGAGCTAGCCCGCTATCTGAGTCTACAAGAAGTCACTGTAACAGAGATAAAACACGATTACAAAATGTACAAAGAACAAAAATTCCAGTGCATAAAACAGTGGGTAAAAGTGAGTGGAAAGGCAGCCACTCTGTACAGTCTATTGCGGACAATCTACTTTCACCTGTCCGACAAATCTGTGGTAATGAATATCACCGAATCTCTACATAGTAAAGAACAGTGTG ATGATGGGAATAAAGAAAACATGGCTCCTCAGCTGCATGACGTGCAACCAAGTAAGCCATCTCAAGAAGGACCCAAACCACAGCAAATG GACTACAGTGGATCGCCGATGAAAATGGTGGCATGTCTCCCATGGTTGAATAAACCAAAGCAGTAA